A single genomic interval of Drosophila virilis strain 15010-1051.87 chromosome 2, Dvir_AGI_RSII-ME, whole genome shotgun sequence harbors:
- the tacc gene encoding transforming acidic coiled-coil-containing protein 3 isoform X5: MDLNAADAPDSQLNVSLGSRSVLKELNTNDGGAKLSPLAVKPGPARHSLEQQKALVAAMRSTSQPSTPRDKEQPLLKFTGLPEFDETQIPELAPLSVEMEAQLKSDACAPVLSSTTLKLSEHEYNSDSDVYAECLSLNSGKLSADQSDLEAYSSALNDVLEQQQLSNVTATTLENTLSDAAHNNSCEPMDVDDINETMELLKDVLAPEDRQQLQQQLLDGAMQQEEEAQQPTQQRGMPKVEEQREEAVPKEQSMQQKEAVPKEQSMQQDLKLEQSLKLEQFSKLGQSMLKEQETATSQPIAAPAPIYPTVQQTIPITDLQLEQLVPTASDSDKIKDHLTPNAQTESQPAPAPAPLSPPLPTHQKKQDVEQPVSDSAASAPLSPLQIPEAVPVSAPLQTPDSVEQLLEQPIPQSDAALIAPTLQAPPCQLLPTSPPIPTHRMKTPEELVELLALQVYAQPPEEPQQEADVMASADRHVDELQALPPKPVATVAPVPKQPSPLPALELNISIGSQNGCSGPISPSFPVRSPAESPRHFPRSPHAPAEQEEMQYLEQANIEPAAEPKLCLSGVIARSPLPIQLTVTGSSPEGPLQQPLADNSPLNGTFDSASPESIERAGRPSGASFGVALNTAGGQQRRTFLVRTDPAEQQAAKRLSDSQAYDRGQEENQLNATYAAPLQETPEKQQRRTLSVENLHKEEEQQRGLGSNQMRRTFCMEQDASPALEATEENIMADDLEPMDVDQSIHSVDKKSTGQLTEPQAVSEQQEHQPQLEQLPVQLKRPSIHADVPANVEEQKLSVKEQLSAGDEKEDVYVDHFGAMSPISDDIFKQPQCIGSLASLARGKKGSVTDEQFHDAEFHDGASNNNIILNSSDFDYLYTKGSNNAPPIDRSSLLLKFDPLLGAPVPVSQSQQQLQQQEQALLNILSNNNNLTRALSPTLEEHETSGSNQSLTFEPCAKGAAAAAQKDFKPPVDRTRKHAKMSVDVIDNDCNKTFDNSNLNSEEKTNKYNNMDELEKKIKNEVTRSEDIEKKLKDAEQREEALVKRITEKDKTNAKLNGVIEAYEKAIAELIHDKEQLVQNHERQMLEVQTDRDSNYHHLTSLETTFSDLHVKYEKSKEMTSQLKQIEENLLEEKKKLMDKLRQQEQRYEQMKSHAMQQMEIANKKMATLTKEHTDEVKKLKALLKKEEVSRISTAEQLQQKSRENADLLKICEELIYDKGQGGSS, from the exons ATGGATCTAAATGCAGCAGATGCCCCGGATTCCCAACTGAATGTGAGTCTCGGCAGCCGCAGCGTGTTAAAGGAGCTGAATACAAACGATGGCGGCGCAAAG CTGAGTCCACTGGCCGTAAAGCCAGGTCCGGCCAGGCACAGCTTGGAGCAGCAGAAAGCGCTGGTCGCGGCAATGCGCTCCACATCGCAGCCGAGCACGCCGCGGGACAAGGAGCAGCCATTGCTCAAGTTCACGGGTTTGCCCGAGTTCGACGAGACCCAAATACCAGAACTGGCGCCGCTCAGCGTCGAAATGGAAG CTCAACTGAAGTCGGATGCATGTGCTCCTGTGCTCAGCTCGACAACGCTTAAGCTGAGCGAGCACGAATACAACTCCGATTCCGATGTTTATGCCGAGTGCCTTTCCCTGAACAGCGGCAAGCTCTCGGCGGACCAGTCCGACCTGGAGGCCTACTCGAGCGCCTTAAATGACGttctggagcagcagcaactgtccAATGTGACAGCAACAACGCTCGAGAATACGCTGAGCGATGCGGCTCATAACAACAGCTGCGAGCCAATGGATGTCGATGATATTAATGAGACAATGGAATTGCTAAAGGATGTGCTCGCACCGGAGGACcgtcagcagctgcagcagcagttgctggaCGGGGCAATGCAGCAGGAAGAGGAGGCTCAGCAGCCGACACAGCAAAGGGGGATGCCAAAAGTAGAGGAACAGCGGGAGGAGGCCGTGCCAAAGGAGCAGTCCATGCAGCAGAAAGAAGCCGTGCCAAAGGAGCAGTCCATGCAGCAGGACTTAAAGCTGGAACAATCCTTAAAGCTGGAACAATTCTCAAAGCTGGGACAATCCATGCTAAAGGAGCAGGAGACAGCCACGTCGCAACCAattgctgctccagctccaaTATATCCAACCGTACAGCAGACGATCCCAATTACGGACCTACAGCTGGAGCAACTAGTACCCACTGCTTCAGATTCAGACAAAATTAAGGATCATCTAACGCCGAATGCACAAACCGAATCGCAGCCAGCTCCTGCCCCGGCTCCGTTATCACCACCATTGCCCACACACCAGAAGAAGCAAGATGTGGAGCAACCAGTTTCAGACTCTGCAGCTTCTGCCCCACTCTCCCCACTGCAGATACCCGAAGCAGTGCCAGTCTCTGCTCCATTGCAGACGCCAGATTCTGTAGAGCAACTGCTGGAGCAGCCCATTCCACAATCTGATGCAGCTCTAATCGCGCCCACATTGCAGGCACCACCATGTCAGCTGTTGCCCACATCGCCGCCCATACCCACACATCGAATGAAGACGCCTGAGGAGCTGGTGGAGCTGTTGGCCTTGCAGGTCTACGCCCAGCCACCTGAAGAGCCACAGCAGGAGGCAGACGTCATGGCGAGTGCAGACAGGCACGTGGACGAGCTGCAAGCGTTGCCGCCCAAGCCCGTGGCAACTGTGGCGCCCGTACCTAAGCAGCCCAGTCCGTTACCAGCACTAGAACTGAATATAAGTATTGGCTCGCAAAATGGCTGCTCTGGGCCGATATCGCCCAGTTTCCCTGTAAGATCACCTGCGGAATCACCGAGGCACTTTCCACGCTCACCGCATGCGCCGGCCGAGCAGGAGGAGATGCAATATCTGGAACAGGCGAACATTGAGCCCGCCGCCGAGCCTAAACTGTGCCTGAGCGGAGTCATAGCCAGGTCGCCGCTACCCATACAATTGACCGTGACGGGCTCCAGCCCTGAGGggccgctgcagcagcccCTCGCTGACAATTCCCCACTCAACGGCACCTTTGACAGCGCCAGTCCGGAGTCGATTGAGAGAGCTGGACGCCCGTCGGGGGCAAGTTTTGGTGTGGCGCTAAATACAGCCGGCGGCCAGCAAAGACGCACCTTCTTGGTAAGAACGGATCCAGCAGAGCAACAGGCGGCCAAGCGGCTCAGCGATTCCCAAGCGTATGATCGCGGCCAGGaggaaaatcaattaaatgccACCTATGCCGCACCACTGCAGGAAACTCCggagaagcagcagcggcgcacTCTTTCCGTGGAGAATCTGCAcaaggaggaggagcagcagcgcgGATTGGGATCAAATCAAATGCGACGCACTTTTTGCATGGAGCAGGACGCATCGCCGGCACTAGAGGCTACCGAGGAGAATATCATGGCTGATGATTTGGAGCCCATGGATGTGGATCAGTCGATCCACAGCGTCGACAAGAAGTCGACAGGACAGCTAACCGAGCCTCAAGCAGTTTCAGAACAGCAAGAGCACCAGccgcagctggagcagctgcccGTCCAACTCAAGCGTCCGTCTATCCACGCAGATGTGCCAGCTAATGTCGAGGAGCAAAAGCTGTCTGTTAAGGAGCAGCTCAGTGCCGGCGATGAAAAGGAGGATGTCTATGTGGATCACTTTGGCGCCATGTCGCCCATTTCCGATGACATCTTCAAGCAGCCACAGTGCATCGGTAGCTTGGCCAGCTTGGCCAGGGGCAAGAAAGGCAGCGTAACCGATGAGCAATTCCATGATGCAGAGTTCCACGACGgagccagcaacaacaaca TTATACTCAATTCATCAGATTTCGATTATTTGTACACAAAAGGCAGCAACAATGCGCCGCCCATCGATCGGAGCTCGTTACTATTGAAATTTGATCCGCTTCTGGGTGCTCCGGTACCAGTAAgtcagtcgcagcagcagctacagcagcaggagcaggcgCTGCTCAACATactcagcaacaacaacaatttaacacGTGCATTGAGTCCCACATTGGAGGAGCACGAGACCAGCGGCAGCAATCAGTCGCTTACATTTGAACCCTGTGCCAaaggagcagcagcggcagctcaaAAGGATTTCAAGCCGCCAGTGGATAGAACAAGA AAGCATGCAAAAATGAGTGTGgatgttatcgataacgattGCAACAAAACCTTCGATAATTCAAA CCTGAACTCGgaggaaaaaacaaacaaatacaacaacatgGATGAACTGgagaaaaaaatcaaaaacgaaGT CACCCGCTCCGAGGACATTGAAAAGAAACTTAAAGATGCCGAGCAACGCGAAGAGGCGCTGGTCAAACGGATTACAGAAAAGGACAAAACAAACGCAAAACTCAA CGGCGTCATTGAGGCCTACGAGAAAGCCATTGCAGAGCTGATCCATGACAAGGAGCAGCTGGTACAAAACCATGAAAGGCAAATGCTGGAAGTGCAAACAGATCGTGATTCGAATTATCATCACTTAACGTCGCTGGAAACGACATTCTCCGATCTCCATGT CAAATATGAAAAGAGCAAGGAGATGACCTCACAACTAAAACAGATAGAGGAGAATCTGCTGGAGGAAAAGAAGAAATTAATGGACAAATTGCGACAGCAAGAGCAGCGATATGAGCAAATGAAAAGCCATGCCATGCAGCAAATggaaat TGCCAACAAAAAGATGGCCACACTTACAAAAGAGCACACGGATGAggtgaaaaaattaaaagctttaCTCAAAAAGGAGGAAGTCTCGCGCATCTCGACGGctgagcagctgcaacaaaagTCACGGGAGAATGCGGATCTGCTCAAGATATGCGAGGAGCTTATCTACGATAAGGGACAAGGTGGTAGTAGTTAA
- the tacc gene encoding transforming acidic coiled-coil-containing protein 3 isoform X6 gives MGNKPGKHLKSREPASLDHWPPNALSPLAVKPGPARHSLEQQKALVAAMRSTSQPSTPRDKEQPLLKFTGLPEFDETQIPELAPLSVEMEAQLKSDACAPVLSSTTLKLSEHEYNSDSDVYAECLSLNSGKLSADQSDLEAYSSALNDVLEQQQLSNVTATTLENTLSDAAHNNSCEPMDVDDINETMELLKDVLAPEDRQQLQQQLLDGAMQQEEEAQQPTQQRGMPKVEEQREEAVPKEQSMQQKEAVPKEQSMQQDLKLEQSLKLEQFSKLGQSMLKEQETATSQPIAAPAPIYPTVQQTIPITDLQLEQLVPTASDSDKIKDHLTPNAQTESQPAPAPAPLSPPLPTHQKKQDVEQPVSDSAASAPLSPLQIPEAVPVSAPLQTPDSVEQLLEQPIPQSDAALIAPTLQAPPCQLLPTSPPIPTHRMKTPEELVELLALQVYAQPPEEPQQEADVMASADRHVDELQALPPKPVATVAPVPKQPSPLPALELNISIGSQNGCSGPISPSFPVRSPAESPRHFPRSPHAPAEQEEMQYLEQANIEPAAEPKLCLSGVIARSPLPIQLTVTGSSPEGPLQQPLADNSPLNGTFDSASPESIERAGRPSGASFGVALNTAGGQQRRTFLVRTDPAEQQAAKRLSDSQAYDRGQEENQLNATYAAPLQETPEKQQRRTLSVENLHKEEEQQRGLGSNQMRRTFCMEQDASPALEATEENIMADDLEPMDVDQSIHSVDKKSTGQLTEPQAVSEQQEHQPQLEQLPVQLKRPSIHADVPANVEEQKLSVKEQLSAGDEKEDVYVDHFGAMSPISDDIFKQPQCIGSLASLARGKKGSVTDEQFHDAEFHDGASNNNIILNSSDFDYLYTKGSNNAPPIDRSSLLLKFDPLLGAPVPVSQSQQQLQQQEQALLNILSNNNNLTRALSPTLEEHETSGSNQSLTFEPCAKGAAAAAQKDFKPPVDRTRKHAKMSVDVIDNDCNKTFDNSNLNSEEKTNKYNNMDELEKKIKNEVTRSEDIEKKLKDAEQREEALVKRITEKDKTNAKLNGVIEAYEKAIAELIHDKEQLVQNHERQMLEVQTDRDSNYHHLTSLETTFSDLHVKYEKSKEMTSQLKQIEENLLEEKKKLMDKLRQQEQRYEQMKSHAMQQMEIANKKMATLTKEHTDEVKKLKALLKKEEVSRISTAEQLQQKSRENADLLKICEELIYDKGQGGSS, from the exons ATGGGCAACAAGCCGGGCAAGCACTTGAAGTCCAGGGAGCCCGCATCGTTGGACCATTGGCCACCAAATGCG CTGAGTCCACTGGCCGTAAAGCCAGGTCCGGCCAGGCACAGCTTGGAGCAGCAGAAAGCGCTGGTCGCGGCAATGCGCTCCACATCGCAGCCGAGCACGCCGCGGGACAAGGAGCAGCCATTGCTCAAGTTCACGGGTTTGCCCGAGTTCGACGAGACCCAAATACCAGAACTGGCGCCGCTCAGCGTCGAAATGGAAG CTCAACTGAAGTCGGATGCATGTGCTCCTGTGCTCAGCTCGACAACGCTTAAGCTGAGCGAGCACGAATACAACTCCGATTCCGATGTTTATGCCGAGTGCCTTTCCCTGAACAGCGGCAAGCTCTCGGCGGACCAGTCCGACCTGGAGGCCTACTCGAGCGCCTTAAATGACGttctggagcagcagcaactgtccAATGTGACAGCAACAACGCTCGAGAATACGCTGAGCGATGCGGCTCATAACAACAGCTGCGAGCCAATGGATGTCGATGATATTAATGAGACAATGGAATTGCTAAAGGATGTGCTCGCACCGGAGGACcgtcagcagctgcagcagcagttgctggaCGGGGCAATGCAGCAGGAAGAGGAGGCTCAGCAGCCGACACAGCAAAGGGGGATGCCAAAAGTAGAGGAACAGCGGGAGGAGGCCGTGCCAAAGGAGCAGTCCATGCAGCAGAAAGAAGCCGTGCCAAAGGAGCAGTCCATGCAGCAGGACTTAAAGCTGGAACAATCCTTAAAGCTGGAACAATTCTCAAAGCTGGGACAATCCATGCTAAAGGAGCAGGAGACAGCCACGTCGCAACCAattgctgctccagctccaaTATATCCAACCGTACAGCAGACGATCCCAATTACGGACCTACAGCTGGAGCAACTAGTACCCACTGCTTCAGATTCAGACAAAATTAAGGATCATCTAACGCCGAATGCACAAACCGAATCGCAGCCAGCTCCTGCCCCGGCTCCGTTATCACCACCATTGCCCACACACCAGAAGAAGCAAGATGTGGAGCAACCAGTTTCAGACTCTGCAGCTTCTGCCCCACTCTCCCCACTGCAGATACCCGAAGCAGTGCCAGTCTCTGCTCCATTGCAGACGCCAGATTCTGTAGAGCAACTGCTGGAGCAGCCCATTCCACAATCTGATGCAGCTCTAATCGCGCCCACATTGCAGGCACCACCATGTCAGCTGTTGCCCACATCGCCGCCCATACCCACACATCGAATGAAGACGCCTGAGGAGCTGGTGGAGCTGTTGGCCTTGCAGGTCTACGCCCAGCCACCTGAAGAGCCACAGCAGGAGGCAGACGTCATGGCGAGTGCAGACAGGCACGTGGACGAGCTGCAAGCGTTGCCGCCCAAGCCCGTGGCAACTGTGGCGCCCGTACCTAAGCAGCCCAGTCCGTTACCAGCACTAGAACTGAATATAAGTATTGGCTCGCAAAATGGCTGCTCTGGGCCGATATCGCCCAGTTTCCCTGTAAGATCACCTGCGGAATCACCGAGGCACTTTCCACGCTCACCGCATGCGCCGGCCGAGCAGGAGGAGATGCAATATCTGGAACAGGCGAACATTGAGCCCGCCGCCGAGCCTAAACTGTGCCTGAGCGGAGTCATAGCCAGGTCGCCGCTACCCATACAATTGACCGTGACGGGCTCCAGCCCTGAGGggccgctgcagcagcccCTCGCTGACAATTCCCCACTCAACGGCACCTTTGACAGCGCCAGTCCGGAGTCGATTGAGAGAGCTGGACGCCCGTCGGGGGCAAGTTTTGGTGTGGCGCTAAATACAGCCGGCGGCCAGCAAAGACGCACCTTCTTGGTAAGAACGGATCCAGCAGAGCAACAGGCGGCCAAGCGGCTCAGCGATTCCCAAGCGTATGATCGCGGCCAGGaggaaaatcaattaaatgccACCTATGCCGCACCACTGCAGGAAACTCCggagaagcagcagcggcgcacTCTTTCCGTGGAGAATCTGCAcaaggaggaggagcagcagcgcgGATTGGGATCAAATCAAATGCGACGCACTTTTTGCATGGAGCAGGACGCATCGCCGGCACTAGAGGCTACCGAGGAGAATATCATGGCTGATGATTTGGAGCCCATGGATGTGGATCAGTCGATCCACAGCGTCGACAAGAAGTCGACAGGACAGCTAACCGAGCCTCAAGCAGTTTCAGAACAGCAAGAGCACCAGccgcagctggagcagctgcccGTCCAACTCAAGCGTCCGTCTATCCACGCAGATGTGCCAGCTAATGTCGAGGAGCAAAAGCTGTCTGTTAAGGAGCAGCTCAGTGCCGGCGATGAAAAGGAGGATGTCTATGTGGATCACTTTGGCGCCATGTCGCCCATTTCCGATGACATCTTCAAGCAGCCACAGTGCATCGGTAGCTTGGCCAGCTTGGCCAGGGGCAAGAAAGGCAGCGTAACCGATGAGCAATTCCATGATGCAGAGTTCCACGACGgagccagcaacaacaaca TTATACTCAATTCATCAGATTTCGATTATTTGTACACAAAAGGCAGCAACAATGCGCCGCCCATCGATCGGAGCTCGTTACTATTGAAATTTGATCCGCTTCTGGGTGCTCCGGTACCAGTAAgtcagtcgcagcagcagctacagcagcaggagcaggcgCTGCTCAACATactcagcaacaacaacaatttaacacGTGCATTGAGTCCCACATTGGAGGAGCACGAGACCAGCGGCAGCAATCAGTCGCTTACATTTGAACCCTGTGCCAaaggagcagcagcggcagctcaaAAGGATTTCAAGCCGCCAGTGGATAGAACAAGA AAGCATGCAAAAATGAGTGTGgatgttatcgataacgattGCAACAAAACCTTCGATAATTCAAA CCTGAACTCGgaggaaaaaacaaacaaatacaacaacatgGATGAACTGgagaaaaaaatcaaaaacgaaGT CACCCGCTCCGAGGACATTGAAAAGAAACTTAAAGATGCCGAGCAACGCGAAGAGGCGCTGGTCAAACGGATTACAGAAAAGGACAAAACAAACGCAAAACTCAA CGGCGTCATTGAGGCCTACGAGAAAGCCATTGCAGAGCTGATCCATGACAAGGAGCAGCTGGTACAAAACCATGAAAGGCAAATGCTGGAAGTGCAAACAGATCGTGATTCGAATTATCATCACTTAACGTCGCTGGAAACGACATTCTCCGATCTCCATGT CAAATATGAAAAGAGCAAGGAGATGACCTCACAACTAAAACAGATAGAGGAGAATCTGCTGGAGGAAAAGAAGAAATTAATGGACAAATTGCGACAGCAAGAGCAGCGATATGAGCAAATGAAAAGCCATGCCATGCAGCAAATggaaat TGCCAACAAAAAGATGGCCACACTTACAAAAGAGCACACGGATGAggtgaaaaaattaaaagctttaCTCAAAAAGGAGGAAGTCTCGCGCATCTCGACGGctgagcagctgcaacaaaagTCACGGGAGAATGCGGATCTGCTCAAGATATGCGAGGAGCTTATCTACGATAAGGGACAAGGTGGTAGTAGTTAA